A single region of the Oleispira antarctica RB-8 genome encodes:
- a CDS encoding Acyl-CoA dehydrogenase: protein MELPPLQFSDIKIFRQHLASGFQRYSTVQNAFYLGAQAATSGMAFLAGYQNAIRCLDVNCPSDELAAFCVSEKGVKKPWDMATRLSVSDDGYLLDGKKGYVMLLPGELDRMYVVAKNDKDQLGCLYVLANTAGISTTDALAAPFVEDIPHSGVCFDKVKIPADQVFDIDGHQQANKPFRYWEDVHVALSMMGWMSRELLGRQQSFDGLDDMVQLICQLIEQYEEHPDYYCLESLLLLDKSHEIMDNYSQNLSEESKILWLKDRLLLQMGQKMRHLVRAKMVN, encoded by the coding sequence TTGGAACTTCCTCCGCTTCAATTCTCAGATATAAAAATCTTTCGTCAGCATTTAGCCTCCGGTTTTCAACGTTATTCTACAGTACAGAATGCTTTTTATTTAGGCGCGCAAGCGGCAACTTCAGGCATGGCTTTCTTAGCGGGCTATCAGAATGCGATACGGTGTTTGGATGTGAATTGTCCCAGCGATGAATTGGCTGCATTTTGTGTATCTGAAAAAGGGGTTAAGAAACCCTGGGATATGGCGACCCGACTATCGGTATCTGATGACGGTTATCTACTCGATGGAAAAAAAGGCTATGTGATGCTTTTACCAGGCGAGTTAGATCGTATGTATGTGGTTGCAAAAAACGACAAAGATCAGCTTGGTTGTCTTTATGTGCTGGCTAATACAGCCGGTATTTCAACGACCGATGCTTTAGCGGCTCCTTTTGTAGAAGATATTCCTCATAGTGGAGTGTGTTTTGATAAGGTAAAAATCCCGGCTGATCAGGTATTCGATATAGATGGCCATCAACAAGCAAATAAGCCGTTTCGTTATTGGGAAGATGTGCACGTTGCGCTGTCTATGATGGGGTGGATGTCACGAGAACTGTTAGGGAGGCAGCAATCATTCGATGGATTGGATGATATGGTACAACTCATCTGTCAGTTAATAGAACAGTATGAAGAGCACCCAGACTATTATTGTCTTGAGAGTCTTTTGTTATTAGATAAAAGCCATGAAATCATGGATAACTACTCCCAAAACTTATCAGAAGAATCGAAAATTCTATGGCTGAAAGACAGGTTGTTATTACAGATGGGGCAGAAAATGCGCCACCTTGTGAGAGCTAAAATGGTTAATTAA